A single region of the Enterococcus mundtii genome encodes:
- a CDS encoding alpha/beta hydrolase, with the protein MKIFKRVLIGLVLVLGLGAIGGYFYWQQSVYEPSTQAEQSFKQGIDKEDYLLFESQKSAKHPMVIFYPGALVEPESYSIWAEQLAENGYTVAIAKMPFELAILSGNKADKIREDFKDQDFVIGGHSLGGVMASRYANANLDDERLKGIYFMASYPDEKGTLAKTDLPVISITGSEDEVMNQEAADEAKAYLPEQTEFVSIAGGNHGGFGSYGHQKGDGEATISNEDQQTAIVTTMMNWLNQIK; encoded by the coding sequence TTGAAAATATTCAAAAGAGTCCTGATAGGATTAGTGCTCGTACTGGGATTAGGTGCTATTGGAGGTTATTTTTATTGGCAACAAAGTGTGTACGAACCATCGACTCAAGCAGAGCAATCATTTAAGCAAGGAATAGATAAAGAGGATTATTTATTATTCGAATCGCAAAAATCGGCGAAACATCCAATGGTGATTTTTTATCCTGGTGCGCTCGTCGAACCAGAAAGTTATAGTATATGGGCAGAGCAACTAGCAGAAAATGGCTATACGGTAGCCATTGCTAAAATGCCTTTTGAACTGGCGATCCTGAGTGGCAACAAAGCAGACAAAATCAGAGAGGATTTCAAAGATCAAGATTTTGTGATTGGAGGACATTCTTTAGGTGGGGTGATGGCAAGTCGTTATGCTAATGCAAATCTGGATGATGAACGATTAAAAGGTATTTATTTCATGGCAAGTTATCCGGATGAAAAGGGGACATTGGCAAAAACTGATTTACCGGTCATCAGTATCACCGGAAGTGAAGATGAAGTCATGAACCAAGAAGCAGCTGATGAAGCAAAAGCTTATTTACCTGAACAAACAGAATTTGTTTCCATCGCTGGAGGGAACCATGGCGGATTTGGTAGTTATGGTCATCAAAAAGGTGATGGTGAAGCAACAATCAGTAATGAAGACCAACAAACAGCAATCGTCACGACCATGATGAATTGGCTGAATCAAATCAAGTAA
- a CDS encoding pseudouridine synthase, with protein MERLQKVIAHAGITSRRKAEEYILAGRVKVNGQVVKELGVKVGKHDTVEVDQVPIYQEEYGYYLLYKPKGVISAVADDKGRKVVTDLLPMVKERIYPVGRLDYDTSGILLLTNDGDFAQRLTHPKHEVDKVYVAKVKGIATKSALNPLTKGIKIEGKKTSPAKYAILSVDPHTNHSIVELTIHEGRNHQVKNMLQAVGLPVQKLKREKYGELTLQGLRPGEYRELNKKEISQLLNQSK; from the coding sequence ATGGAAAGATTACAAAAAGTAATTGCTCACGCAGGAATTACCTCTCGCCGTAAAGCCGAGGAATATATTTTGGCTGGTCGAGTAAAAGTAAATGGTCAAGTCGTCAAAGAACTTGGCGTAAAAGTTGGCAAACACGATACAGTGGAAGTCGACCAAGTGCCGATCTATCAAGAAGAATATGGCTATTATTTACTTTATAAGCCAAAAGGGGTCATTTCTGCTGTAGCAGATGACAAGGGCCGGAAAGTAGTGACAGACCTATTACCAATGGTCAAAGAGCGTATCTATCCAGTTGGACGACTAGATTATGATACTTCTGGCATACTTTTATTGACGAATGATGGTGATTTTGCGCAACGATTGACGCATCCCAAGCATGAAGTTGATAAAGTATATGTTGCCAAAGTCAAAGGAATCGCCACTAAGTCAGCGCTGAACCCATTGACAAAAGGAATCAAAATTGAAGGAAAGAAAACGTCACCTGCAAAGTATGCCATTTTATCTGTTGATCCTCATACGAATCATAGTATCGTAGAATTAACGATCCATGAAGGCCGTAACCACCAAGTAAAAAACATGCTACAAGCCGTCGGGTTACCTGTGCAAAAATTAAAACGAGAAAAATATGGCGAATTGACCTTGCAAGGTTTACGTCCTGGTGAGTATCGTGAGCTGAATAAAAAAGAAATCAGTCAGTTATTGAATCAATCAAAATAA
- a CDS encoding M20 family metallopeptidase, translating to MKQFVTEQHHEQALESLSELIRIPSVLDESDSGEGHPFGKKVVEALDKVLEISEGLGFKTFKDPEGYYGYAEVGSGDELFGILCHIDVVPGGDEKNWESKPFEPTIKDGWLVGRGSQDDKGPSIAAMYAVKALMDAGVEFNTRIRFIFGTDEENLWRCLDKYNEKEEGITQGFAPDAEFPLIYAEKGLLQAYLTGPGTNEFSVNAGGALNVVPDSAPYSGEKLAEVKAALTKHNFDFEDQGDSITVLGKSIHAKDAAEGVNAISRLAIALSEVFDFAPIKFLGELVQENATGEKVVGKTVDEQSGELTMNFASLEITPEQTKIGVDMRIPVTFKKDELVEKLTEKIKAYDLSYEEFDFLDSLYVPLESELIQNLLATYRDITGDMTEPFVSGGATFARTMNQCVAFGAMFPDTPDFMHQANERWELSSMYKAMEIYAEAVYRLCGK from the coding sequence ATGAAACAATTTGTAACAGAACAACATCATGAACAAGCATTAGAATCATTAAGTGAGTTGATTAGAATTCCTTCTGTGTTGGATGAATCTGATTCTGGAGAGGGACATCCTTTTGGGAAAAAAGTTGTAGAAGCTTTAGATAAAGTGTTAGAAATCAGTGAAGGATTAGGTTTCAAAACATTTAAAGATCCCGAAGGCTACTATGGTTATGCAGAAGTAGGCTCAGGAGACGAGTTATTTGGTATCTTATGCCATATAGACGTTGTCCCTGGAGGCGATGAAAAAAACTGGGAATCTAAACCTTTTGAGCCAACGATCAAAGATGGCTGGTTAGTTGGCCGTGGCTCCCAAGACGATAAAGGACCTTCGATTGCTGCAATGTACGCAGTGAAAGCATTGATGGATGCAGGGGTAGAATTTAATACGCGCATTCGTTTCATCTTCGGAACGGACGAAGAAAATCTTTGGCGTTGTTTAGATAAATACAATGAAAAAGAAGAAGGAATCACACAAGGCTTTGCGCCAGATGCAGAGTTTCCTTTGATCTATGCAGAAAAAGGTTTGCTACAAGCTTACTTGACCGGTCCTGGCACAAATGAATTCTCTGTAAATGCTGGTGGGGCACTAAACGTAGTGCCGGATTCAGCACCTTATTCAGGTGAAAAATTGGCAGAAGTGAAAGCAGCGTTAACGAAACACAACTTCGATTTTGAAGATCAAGGTGACTCGATCACAGTGCTAGGAAAAAGTATCCATGCAAAGGATGCCGCAGAAGGTGTCAATGCGATTTCTCGTTTAGCGATCGCTTTGTCTGAAGTTTTTGATTTTGCGCCAATCAAGTTTTTAGGAGAATTAGTCCAAGAAAATGCGACTGGTGAAAAAGTAGTCGGAAAGACTGTTGACGAACAATCTGGTGAGTTGACGATGAACTTCGCTAGTTTAGAAATCACACCTGAGCAAACAAAAATCGGGGTGGACATGCGTATCCCTGTCACCTTCAAAAAAGATGAACTTGTCGAAAAACTGACAGAAAAAATCAAAGCATACGATTTATCATATGAAGAATTTGATTTCTTGGATTCATTATACGTTCCTTTGGAGAGTGAATTGATCCAAAACTTATTAGCAACGTACCGTGATATCACAGGGGATATGACTGAGCCATTTGTTTCTGGTGGAGCAACCTTTGCTCGTACGATGAACCAATGTGTCGCTTTCGGTGCAATGTTCCCTGATACACCAGACTTCATGCACCAAGCCAATGAACGATGGGAATTAAGCAGTATGTACAAAGCGATGGAAATCTACGCAGAAGCGGTTTATCGCTTGTGTGGGAAGTAA
- the scpB gene encoding SMC-Scp complex subunit ScpB yields the protein MTKLSELEAILFIVGEEGTTIEELSALLTYTREETTALVAELAASYEANDNTALHLFETEKQLVLTTKKELAPIVKRYAQGTSNTLSQAAVETLAIIAYKQPITRSEVELIRGVQVSGAIQRLTAHQLIEEKGRVDGPGRPILYGTTSHFLDYFGLRSLNELPDIQDIERSLEEDAPLDLFFDGVHEGENI from the coding sequence ATGACGAAATTAAGTGAACTTGAAGCAATCTTATTTATAGTAGGAGAAGAAGGAACGACAATCGAAGAATTGAGTGCCTTACTGACCTATACACGAGAAGAAACGACTGCTTTAGTGGCAGAGTTGGCAGCTAGTTATGAAGCGAATGACAACACAGCGTTACATCTTTTTGAAACAGAAAAACAACTCGTGCTGACTACCAAAAAGGAGTTAGCGCCGATCGTCAAAAGATACGCGCAAGGGACATCGAATACCTTGTCACAAGCGGCAGTCGAAACACTAGCAATCATTGCATATAAACAACCGATCACTAGAAGTGAGGTCGAGTTGATTCGTGGTGTTCAAGTTTCTGGCGCGATTCAACGCTTGACTGCACACCAACTGATCGAAGAAAAAGGGCGAGTCGATGGACCAGGTCGCCCGATCCTTTACGGGACCACAAGTCATTTTTTAGATTATTTTGGTCTGAGATCGCTAAATGAGTTACCCGATATTCAAGATATCGAACGTTCACTGGAAGAAGACGCACCCCTTGATTTATTTTTTGATGGCGTGCATGAAGGAGAAAACATATAA
- a CDS encoding ECF transporter S component, translating to MKNTRVQKMVAVALFAAIGLVLQFFSFPIMPTFSFLKIDFSDIPVLISMFLFGPLAGIVTAFLRSILHLIMTGFSPENLVGDVASFFSTAVFTLPIFYIFKRNKYQKGKNQILGVISGTLALTIFMSIANYFVITPLYLTFLGLNATQMLGMPLANYILIGIVPFNLIKGFIVSVAFLVLHAKLLPWLSRKQHQLEKRHSVVK from the coding sequence ATGAAGAACACCCGAGTACAAAAAATGGTTGCGGTCGCATTATTTGCTGCAATCGGATTGGTTTTGCAATTTTTCTCATTTCCAATCATGCCAACATTTAGTTTTTTGAAAATCGATTTTAGTGATATCCCAGTTTTGATCAGCATGTTTTTATTTGGCCCGTTAGCGGGGATCGTTACCGCGTTTTTACGTTCGATCTTACATTTGATCATGACCGGTTTTAGTCCGGAGAATCTAGTTGGCGACGTCGCTAGTTTCTTTTCAACAGCGGTCTTTACTTTACCGATTTTCTACATCTTCAAAAGAAACAAATACCAAAAAGGAAAAAATCAAATTTTAGGCGTGATCAGTGGAACACTTGCACTCACCATTTTCATGAGTATTGCGAACTATTTTGTAATCACACCTCTTTATTTAACATTTTTAGGCCTAAACGCAACCCAAATGTTAGGTATGCCACTGGCAAATTACATTTTGATCGGTATTGTACCTTTTAACTTGATCAAAGGATTTATCGTTAGTGTGGCATTCCTTGTCTTACACGCCAAACTACTGCCTTGGTTGAGCAGAAAACAACACCAGTTAGAAAAACGGCATAGCGTTGTAAAATAA
- a CDS encoding YfcC family protein — MEQTTKKKFQMPSAYSVLFIIIAIIAVLTWFIPAGHYSVDEAGNIIAGSYERVQQNPQGLWDIFMAPVNGMLGVPAGELTKETPAAIPISFFILIVGGFLGIINKTGALDAGIATVVKRFKGKEKMLIPVLMLLFALGGSTYGMAEETIPFYALLIPVMMAVGFDTVTAVAIVLVGSQVGCLASTVNPFATGVASQAVGISMGEGIGLRFFMFVVLLAISIIYVYRYASKIEKDPTKSLVYNQREEDMKHFDIEAINRQEMITKKQKHVNVLFFLTFGIMIISLIPWTTLNENFTIFESLTNWLTGLPVIGTVLGKNMLPLGDWYFPEITMLFLVMSIVVAITFGMKESDFVKEFLAGASDLIGVAIVVAVARGIQVVMNNGLITDTILHWGEQGLSSLSSSVFLILTFIFYIPMSFLIPSTSGLAAATMGIMGPMGEFAGVGKDLVITAYQSASGLVNLITPTSAIVMGAIAIARFDISVWWKFTGKLIAILFVAICVILGVAAMF, encoded by the coding sequence ATGGAACAAACAACGAAGAAGAAATTTCAAATGCCTTCAGCGTACTCGGTCTTATTCATTATTATTGCCATTATCGCTGTACTTACATGGTTCATCCCAGCAGGACACTACAGTGTGGATGAAGCCGGTAATATCATTGCAGGGTCTTACGAAAGAGTCCAACAAAATCCACAAGGACTTTGGGATATCTTTATGGCTCCAGTCAACGGGATGTTGGGTGTACCAGCGGGTGAGTTAACGAAAGAAACACCTGCGGCAATTCCAATTTCCTTCTTTATCTTAATTGTTGGTGGTTTCTTAGGAATCATCAATAAAACTGGCGCATTAGATGCTGGGATCGCAACTGTTGTGAAACGCTTCAAAGGAAAAGAAAAAATGTTGATCCCTGTATTGATGCTTTTATTCGCTTTAGGTGGTTCAACTTATGGAATGGCGGAAGAAACGATTCCATTTTACGCATTATTGATTCCTGTTATGATGGCCGTCGGTTTTGATACTGTCACAGCAGTAGCCATCGTGTTGGTCGGATCTCAAGTGGGTTGTTTGGCATCAACAGTTAACCCATTTGCGACAGGAGTTGCATCACAAGCTGTTGGTATTTCAATGGGTGAAGGAATCGGGTTACGTTTCTTTATGTTCGTTGTCTTACTAGCAATCTCTATTATTTATGTGTATCGCTATGCGTCGAAGATCGAAAAAGATCCAACCAAATCTTTAGTATATAATCAGCGCGAAGAAGACATGAAACACTTTGATATCGAAGCAATCAATCGTCAAGAAATGATCACGAAGAAACAAAAACATGTCAATGTATTGTTCTTCCTTACTTTTGGTATCATGATCATTAGTTTGATTCCATGGACAACATTGAATGAAAACTTCACTATTTTTGAGTCATTGACAAATTGGTTAACTGGCCTACCTGTAATTGGAACTGTTTTAGGTAAAAACATGTTGCCTCTAGGTGATTGGTATTTCCCTGAAATCACAATGTTATTCTTAGTAATGTCAATCGTTGTGGCAATCACTTTTGGTATGAAAGAATCTGATTTTGTCAAAGAATTCTTAGCAGGTGCTTCAGACTTGATTGGTGTAGCAATCGTTGTTGCTGTTGCTCGTGGGATCCAAGTAGTGATGAACAACGGTTTGATCACAGATACGATCTTACATTGGGGAGAACAAGGATTAAGCTCATTATCATCAAGTGTCTTCTTGATCCTTACATTTATCTTCTATATCCCTATGTCATTCTTGATTCCATCAACTTCTGGCTTAGCAGCTGCTACAATGGGCATCATGGGACCAATGGGAGAATTTGCTGGTGTCGGTAAAGATCTAGTAATCACTGCTTACCAATCAGCATCTGGATTAGTGAACTTGATCACGCCAACTTCTGCTATCGTAATGGGTGCAATCGCCATTGCTCGCTTTGATATTTCCGTTTGGTGGAAATTCACTGGGAAGTTGATTGCCATCTTATTTGTTGCTATCTGTGTGATCTTAGGTGTAGCAGCAATGTTCTAA